The genomic DNA CATTGGAACATACCTAGCGACGCGGCGCTGAACGACTTCTATGCCACCCGCTACCGCGACGAATATCACGGTGAGCACACGCCGTCGGCCCGGCGCGTGATGCGGGCGTGGCGAAATGGCGAGAGGATTCATCGGCAGCTCGCGCCGCTCCTGAAACAGCGCGACGCGATCTTCGAAATCGGCGCCGGCATCGGGTGCACCGTCAAATGCTTTGAGCGGCAGGGGCATCCGGCGGCGGGCATCGAGCCAAATCAGGGATTTCAGCAGTTTTCCCGCGATCAACTGCACGCCCAGGTGAGCAGCGCGTATCTCTTCGACTTGCCGCCGCAGCCGAACCATGATGTGATCCTGCTGGTCCACGTGATTGAACATTTTCGCTCGCCGCGCGCGGCGCTCGATCATATTCATCGCATCGCGAGGCCGGGAGGACGGCTGTACGTCGAGTGCCCCAACCTCGGCGCCCCGTTCACCACGCGACCAAAGCTCTTTCACTATGCCCATATCCACAACTTCACGCCAACGACGCTGCGGATGATGGCCCGGCGCTGCGGGTTCGAGCTGGAACGGGAGTTCTCCAAATCGCACGATCCGAATCTGCAAATGCTCTTTCGGCGCGTCGACCAAGGTTACTTGGAGATCGATCCCGATAGCTGCCGGCAGACGCTCTCGGCCATCACGCGCTACGGCACGCTGGCTTATCACCTGCGTTGGAACTATCTGGCGCCGCGCGTGGCGAAGCTCTCGTCGTATCTCGCCGAGCGGTTTTTCGCCAGGCGTTATGTAGAACGGCTGCTGCGGGATTGCGAGACAGGTGCTGATCGGTCAGTGGCGCGGGCGGCATGAGACCAGCGTTTGTTTTGTACGTCAACGGCGGCCGCACCGACGCTGGCAGCACGCCGCGGCGGGGCGCGAGTAAATGCATGATTGCATCGCAGCGATTGCACGATCGGCTAATCCGGCGCCTGAGTCCGCGATGGTACTGGCTCTTCTTGGCGCTGGCCCTGGCGGTCTGGGGACTTACCGACGTTCGCAATCGGGGGCGCGTCGATCCCGATGATCCACTGGCCCATAAGACCGATTTTACGGTCTTTACGGAAGCCGGAGCGGCATTCTTCGATGGCCGCAATCCCTATGATGTCAGCAATCCGCGCGGCTGGCGCTATCTCTACCCGCCGCTGTTTGCAATCCTCGTCTCGCCGCTGGCCGCGCTGGACCCCCAGTGGCAAGCGGTCGTGTGGTTCTTAATTTCGCTGGCGTTCGCTTACGGCTGCTATCGCGAATCGATGCGTATTTGGAGATTGGTGGTAGCCGCTCGCGCGAGAAAACCATCTGCGGACGTTCAACGCGCGCCGCCGATCTGGCTCGGCGCGATCGCAGCCGCAACGCTCGCGCTGCCAGCGCTAAACTGCCTGCAACGCGGGCAAGTCGGTATCCTGGTCGTCTACCTGATGCAGCTCGGCTACCGGCTGACGACAGAGAACCGGTCGTGGTGGGGCGCGTTTGCCGGCGGCGCTGCGCTGGCCGGGGCGATCACGATCAAACTGACTCCCGCGCTGCCGGCCCTATTCCTGCTCGGAATGCTATTGCTGGCGGCCCATTCCAGCCGCTGGAACGGCGAGCCGACTCGCCGCTTCGCCGGAACTCTGGCGGGCACGGGATTGG from Pirellulales bacterium includes the following:
- a CDS encoding class I SAM-dependent methyltransferase — encoded protein: MADSPPVNLWPVVAKLPPKKQCDLCDGIHFHLISRFDRKGKPLDTGICSRCGLVAHWNIPSDAALNDFYATRYRDEYHGEHTPSARRVMRAWRNGERIHRQLAPLLKQRDAIFEIGAGIGCTVKCFERQGHPAAGIEPNQGFQQFSRDQLHAQVSSAYLFDLPPQPNHDVILLVHVIEHFRSPRAALDHIHRIARPGGRLYVECPNLGAPFTTRPKLFHYAHIHNFTPTTLRMMARRCGFELEREFSKSHDPNLQMLFRRVDQGYLEIDPDSCRQTLSAITRYGTLAYHLRWNYLAPRVAKLSSYLAERFFARRYVERLLRDCETGADRSVARAA
- a CDS encoding glycosyltransferase family 87 protein — encoded protein: MRPAFVLYVNGGRTDAGSTPRRGASKCMIASQRLHDRLIRRLSPRWYWLFLALALAVWGLTDVRNRGRVDPDDPLAHKTDFTVFTEAGAAFFDGRNPYDVSNPRGWRYLYPPLFAILVSPLAALDPQWQAVVWFLISLAFAYGCYRESMRIWRLVVAARARKPSADVQRAPPIWLGAIAAATLALPALNCLQRGQVGILVVYLMQLGYRLTTENRSWWGAFAGGAALAGAITIKLTPALPALFLLGMLLLAAHSSRWNGEPTRRFAGTLAGTGLGLLWFIFVLPDLAIGDAANLKHLHTWIDRVVVH